The following are encoded together in the Desulfofalx alkaliphila DSM 12257 genome:
- a CDS encoding MFS transporter has translation MQTEKTYSKWLVLFNVGLGTLMSTLSAGVTNTALPFIAAEFEVQLEITQWVVSAYMLVIASLLPIFGKIADVSGRKKIYSTGLLIFSIGSILCGFATSALMLILFRVIQALGSAMTMANTLAIVASVFPENERGKAMGISNTVVAVGTLAGPGIGGLLIDLFGWRSVFWFVVPFGIAAYIISFKILPELKSEKAEAEIKFDGTGALFFTLAMLLFILGVSNANEYSWNKYVIAAIILSVVFAVLFVFNEKRHASPLIDLSLFQNRMLVGGILANFFSFVGLISINFLMPFYLQEVLVLSASEMGIMLTAIPLAMGITAPFAGRISDRIQPVYIATFGLVVSLLGQLSLLGLGLYSLKADIYLRLFIVGVGRGIFQAPNNSAIMGSVAEHRFGVVGSLISLARNVASVLGIALTVAIFSNVYAAKLASREISSTLVERQIFIESFQVVMAITSILLVCGIIASLFRNKK, from the coding sequence TTGCAGACAGAAAAAACTTATTCAAAATGGTTGGTACTCTTTAATGTGGGATTAGGAACTTTAATGTCAACCTTAAGTGCCGGAGTTACCAATACGGCCTTACCGTTTATTGCAGCCGAGTTTGAAGTCCAACTGGAAATAACCCAGTGGGTAGTATCTGCATATATGTTAGTAATTGCCTCTTTACTACCCATTTTTGGCAAGATTGCAGATGTTTCAGGCAGAAAAAAAATTTACAGCACCGGACTGCTTATTTTTTCAATCGGTTCCATTCTCTGTGGCTTTGCCACCTCTGCCTTGATGCTTATTCTTTTTAGAGTTATTCAAGCTTTGGGTTCTGCCATGACCATGGCTAACACCCTGGCAATTGTTGCCTCTGTGTTCCCAGAAAACGAAAGGGGTAAGGCCATGGGAATTTCCAATACCGTTGTGGCAGTTGGCACCCTTGCCGGCCCCGGTATCGGAGGGTTATTAATAGACCTATTCGGCTGGCGTTCAGTATTCTGGTTTGTGGTTCCCTTTGGTATAGCGGCTTATATTATCTCTTTTAAGATACTTCCCGAACTAAAATCGGAAAAAGCTGAAGCTGAAATTAAATTTGACGGAACCGGCGCCTTGTTTTTTACCCTTGCCATGTTGCTCTTTATATTGGGGGTTTCCAATGCCAATGAGTATTCCTGGAACAAGTATGTAATTGCTGCAATTATCTTATCTGTAGTTTTTGCAGTGTTATTTGTTTTTAATGAAAAAAGACATGCCAGCCCCCTGATAGACCTATCCCTTTTTCAAAACAGAATGTTGGTTGGCGGTATTTTAGCTAACTTTTTCTCCTTTGTGGGATTAATCAGCATTAACTTTCTCATGCCCTTTTATTTACAAGAAGTACTGGTTCTTTCGGCCTCCGAGATGGGAATAATGCTTACAGCAATACCTTTGGCAATGGGCATTACCGCCCCCTTTGCCGGAAGAATATCAGACAGGATTCAGCCGGTATACATTGCCACCTTTGGGCTTGTGGTAAGCTTACTGGGGCAGCTTTCACTCCTCGGTTTGGGATTATACAGTCTTAAGGCAGATATTTACTTAAGGCTTTTTATTGTGGGTGTTGGGAGGGGAATTTTTCAGGCACCCAACAACAGTGCCATCATGGGTTCAGTGGCTGAGCATAGATTTGGGGTGGTAGGCAGTTTAATTTCACTGGCCCGCAATGTGGCAAGCGTACTGGGTATAGCCCTGACAGTGGCCATATTTAGCAATGTTTATGCTGCCAAACTGGCCTCCCGGGAGATTTCTTCCACCCTTGTGGAAAGGCAGATATTTATAGAAAGTTTCCAAGTGGTGATGGCTATAACCAGTATATTGCTAGTTTGTGGGATCATTGCCTCATTATTCAGAAATAAAAAGTAA